In the Defluviitalea raffinosedens genome, CATTAGTCAAATACTGAGTAGGAGTTCCCTTTAGCCTTCTATAAATAAGGTCTTTATAAACTTTTTCCTGTTCTTCTGAAATTTCATCCTTTGAATGTGTAAAAAGTTGAACTCTGGAGAAAGAAAGAACATGGGAAAGAAGAATTTCCCCATCCAATGCCCATGTTCTGATATGAGCATCCTTTAATAGGGCCTTTCCCTCAGCCAGGACTTTTTCAATTGTCTTCTTCATCCTCCAGAACTCCTTTCAATGCAGTGATTGCTACCTCAATCTGTGCATCATCTGGTTCTCTGGTGGTGAATGTCTTTTGCAGCCACATTCCCGGAATACTAATCCAGCAGGCTAACTTAGTTTCCGATTTCCTTGCCCATCGGATGACTTCATAGGAAAGCCCTGCAATGAGCGGAACAAAAATAATTCTGCTCAACACCCTAAGTAACGGGCTTTCAATATTAAATACTGCAAAAACTGCAACACTGACAAGCATTACGACAAGAAGAAAACTGGTTCCACAACTCTTATGCAGTCGGCTGTGTTTTTTTACGTTTTCAACGGTTAGCTCTTCTTCATGTTCCAGGCAGTTTATGGTTTTATGCTCTGCACCATGATATTGAAATACTCTTTGAATATCCTTCATCTGGGAAATCAAATAAATATAAATAAGAAAAATAGCAATTCTAATAGCACCTTCTAAGAGATTTTGAAGCCAAACATTGGTAATGAAATTCTTAAATAATCTGGATAAGAAAAGAGGTGTCACCATAAATAAAGCAATCCCCAATATAATGGATACAACAATTGAAAATCCTATCAAATAATCTTCTAATTTATCCCCAAGTTTTTTCTCTAGATACTCTTCAACCTTTGAAGGTTTGCTTTCCTCTTCCACTTCAAAAAATTCTGCAGAATACGCCAATGTTTTAATCCCTATCACCATAGAATCGATAAACACTGCAACACCTCTAAGAAGAGGAAGTTTAAATATAGCATACTTCGTCATAATAGCAGTAACTGGCTTTTTATCCATAACGATTTCCTGGTCCGGTTTTCTAACTGCCACAGTATAAGTTTTTGATCCTCTCATCATAACGCCTTCAATAACGGCCTGCCCGCCAACATTTGTACGCTTCAAATCCCTCACCCCCTGTCATATTGTTAACAAATTAACCCTTCTATTCATAACTTACAGAACTATCGCATTTTTGAACAAAAAACTTAATTCTTTCAAGCAGGATCAATTTTCCTTGTTTAAAAAAAAGGGTTGAGTGCAACCGCCTCAACCCCTTACTGTTCTTGCCCAATTCCATATCTTTTATTGAACTTATCAATACGACCTTTTGCCGCTGCTGCTTTTTGTTTCCCGGTATAGAAAGGATGACATTGGGAACAAACTTCTACACGTATTTCTTTCTTTACAGAACCTGTTTTAAAAGTATTTCCACAGTTACATACTACTGTAGCTTCTTCATAATTTGGATGAATATCTGCTTTCATTCTTTTCACCTCTTTCACACAATATCTGCTTTAGACTTTTATCCGTTTTATTTCTCTATATAATATCTCTATAGCGACAACATTCGTATTATAACATATACCTTCCATTGTTGCAAGGGTAGTTTTAATTTACAATTTTTTCTCAATAATACTGATAAACTCCTGATTATTTTTTGTATGCATAAGCGTATCAATAATACTTTCTGTTACATCAGTAGAAGTCATACGACTCATGGCTTTGCGTATTCCATAAACCACTTCCAGTTCGTTTTGGTTAAGAAGCAGTTCTTCTCTTCTGGTTCCTGACTTGTAAATATCAATAGCTGGAAAGATGCGTTTTTCTGAGAGCCTTCTGTCTAAAACCAATTCCATATTTCCTGTTCCCTTAAATTCTTCAAAGATCACTTCATCCATTTTACTTCCTGTTTCTACTAAAGCTGTTCCTAGAATCGTGAGACTACCGCCTTCCTTAATATTTCTTGCGGCTCCGAAGAATTTTTTAGGCATATGAAGTGCAGCAGGATCAAGACCTCCAGATAAAGTCCTGCCACTGGG is a window encoding:
- a CDS encoding DUF1385 domain-containing protein, with the protein product MKRTNVGGQAVIEGVMMRGSKTYTVAVRKPDQEIVMDKKPVTAIMTKYAIFKLPLLRGVAVFIDSMVIGIKTLAYSAEFFEVEEESKPSKVEEYLEKKLGDKLEDYLIGFSIVVSIILGIALFMVTPLFLSRLFKNFITNVWLQNLLEGAIRIAIFLIYIYLISQMKDIQRVFQYHGAEHKTINCLEHEEELTVENVKKHSRLHKSCGTSFLLVVMLVSVAVFAVFNIESPLLRVLSRIIFVPLIAGLSYEVIRWARKSETKLACWISIPGMWLQKTFTTREPDDAQIEVAITALKGVLEDEEDN
- the rpmE gene encoding 50S ribosomal protein L31, whose translation is MKADIHPNYEEATVVCNCGNTFKTGSVKKEIRVEVCSQCHPFYTGKQKAAAAKGRIDKFNKRYGIGQEQ